Proteins encoded within one genomic window of Pseudodesulfovibrio senegalensis:
- a CDS encoding phage capsid protein — MSMFIEESFVTQYCTDVHLAYQQRGSKLRNTVRLKTGIKGSKCVFQKNGKGTAGKKTRHGNVPLMNLDHSTVSCTLEDWYAAEYIDRLDEVRTNTDERLVAANAGAWALGRKVDELVITRMGKGSNVVAEDATGLTKGKILAGFGMLNGADVPDDGNRFAVVGPHQWNELLNIEEFKSADYAGDRYAWLKGTESRCWLGITWMFHTGLPLDGGARRCFMYHKNAVGLAEAQEVKAYMDWVPEKAAHLVDHLLCAGACLIDPDGVVEIRCDDDAAIV, encoded by the coding sequence ATGTCCATGTTCATCGAAGAGAGTTTTGTGACCCAATACTGCACGGATGTGCATCTTGCCTACCAGCAGCGCGGGTCCAAGCTCCGCAACACCGTGCGGCTCAAGACCGGAATCAAGGGGTCCAAGTGCGTGTTTCAGAAAAACGGCAAGGGAACCGCGGGCAAGAAGACCCGCCACGGCAACGTGCCGCTCATGAACCTCGATCATTCCACGGTGTCCTGCACGCTGGAGGACTGGTACGCCGCGGAATACATCGACCGCCTCGACGAGGTGCGCACCAACACGGACGAGCGCCTTGTAGCCGCCAATGCCGGAGCATGGGCCCTGGGCCGCAAGGTGGATGAGCTGGTCATCACCCGCATGGGCAAAGGGTCCAATGTGGTGGCCGAGGATGCCACGGGCCTGACCAAGGGCAAGATTCTGGCCGGGTTCGGCATGCTCAACGGCGCGGACGTGCCCGACGACGGCAACCGCTTTGCCGTGGTGGGGCCGCACCAGTGGAATGAGCTGCTGAACATCGAGGAATTCAAGAGCGCGGACTATGCGGGCGACCGCTACGCGTGGCTCAAGGGCACGGAATCCCGCTGCTGGCTGGGCATCACCTGGATGTTCCACACGGGCCTGCCCCTGGACGGGGGCGCGCGCCGCTGCTTCATGTACCACAAGAACGCGGTGGGGCTGGCCGAGGCACAGGAGGTCAAGGCCTACATGGACTGGGTGCCGGAAAAGGCCGCGCATCTGGTGGACCACCTGCTCTGCGCCGGGGCCTGCCTCATCGACCCGGACGGCGTGGTGGAGATTCGCTGCGATGACGATGCGGCCATCGTCTAG